A portion of the Stigmatella aurantiaca DW4/3-1 genome contains these proteins:
- the nrfD gene encoding NrfD/PsrC family molybdoenzyme membrane anchor subunit, protein MAETAAHSALDPLEPRELVPPHHTDRTLNDTLLDYVWQKPGKGWFMLFGISLCLLSLLVIGLTYTVAKGIGTWGNNQPVSWALEIVNFVWWVGIGHAGTLISAILLLFQQKWRTSINRFAEAMTLFAVMCAGLFPLFHTGRPWFAFWLFPYPSTLGAWPQFRSPLLWDVFAISTYLTVSALFWYVGLIPDLAALRDSSKTKLQRILYGIFSLGWRGSGRHWHNYKIAYLLLAGISTPLVVSVHTIVSFDFAVSLLPGWHATIFPPYFVAGAVFSGFAMVITLIIPARKYMGLRDVITDRHLENMNKVILATGLLVSYGYMMEHFIAWYSQSQYEIWTFYVNRARGPYWPVYWLMIACNVITPNIFWFKKCRTSIPIMWVASIMVNIGMWCERFIIIVTSLHQDFLPSSWDMYAPTWVDWSIYIGTLGLFGTLFLLFLKFIPAVALSEVKEMQLELKHAAHAAHAGHANDTAAAGTLTHGAH, encoded by the coding sequence ATGGCCGAGACCGCCGCCCATTCCGCGCTCGACCCGCTCGAGCCCCGGGAGCTCGTCCCACCGCACCACACCGACCGGACGCTCAATGACACCTTGCTCGATTATGTCTGGCAGAAGCCAGGCAAGGGCTGGTTCATGCTGTTCGGCATTTCCCTGTGCCTGCTGAGCCTGCTGGTCATCGGCCTCACCTACACGGTGGCCAAGGGCATCGGCACCTGGGGTAACAACCAGCCGGTCAGCTGGGCACTGGAGATCGTCAACTTCGTGTGGTGGGTGGGTATCGGCCACGCCGGAACGCTCATCTCCGCCATCCTCCTGCTGTTCCAGCAGAAGTGGCGCACCAGCATCAACCGCTTCGCCGAGGCGATGACGCTGTTCGCGGTCATGTGCGCGGGCCTCTTCCCGCTGTTCCACACCGGCCGCCCCTGGTTCGCCTTCTGGCTGTTCCCCTACCCCAGCACCCTGGGCGCGTGGCCGCAGTTCCGCTCCCCGCTGCTCTGGGACGTGTTCGCCATCTCGACGTACCTCACGGTGTCCGCGCTGTTCTGGTACGTGGGCCTCATCCCGGACCTGGCGGCCCTGCGCGACTCGTCGAAGACGAAGCTCCAGCGCATCCTCTACGGCATCTTCAGCCTCGGCTGGCGCGGCTCCGGGCGGCACTGGCACAACTACAAGATCGCCTACCTGCTGCTGGCCGGTATCTCCACGCCGCTCGTGGTCTCGGTGCACACCATCGTGTCCTTCGACTTCGCGGTGTCCCTGCTGCCCGGCTGGCACGCCACCATCTTCCCGCCCTACTTCGTGGCCGGCGCCGTGTTCTCCGGCTTTGCCATGGTCATCACGCTCATCATCCCGGCGCGCAAGTACATGGGCCTGAGGGATGTGATCACCGACCGGCACCTGGAGAACATGAACAAGGTCATCCTCGCGACGGGCCTGCTCGTGTCCTACGGCTACATGATGGAGCACTTCATCGCCTGGTACTCGCAGAGCCAGTACGAGATCTGGACCTTCTACGTGAACCGCGCGCGCGGCCCCTACTGGCCGGTGTACTGGCTGATGATCGCCTGCAACGTCATCACCCCGAACATCTTCTGGTTCAAGAAGTGCCGCACGAGCATCCCCATCATGTGGGTGGCCTCCATCATGGTGAACATCGGCATGTGGTGCGAGCGCTTCATCATCATCGTCACCTCGCTGCACCAGGACTTCCTGCCCTCCTCGTGGGACATGTACGCGCCCACCTGGGTGGACTGGTCCATCTACATCGGCACGCTGGGGCTGTTCGGCACCCTCTTCCTGCTGTTCCTGAAGTTCATCCCCGCGGTGGCCCTCAGCGAGGTGAAGGAAATGCAGCTGGAGTTGAAGCACGCCGCGCATGCCGCCCATGCGGGCCACGCCAACGACACGGCGGCGGCGGGCACCCTCACCCACGGAGCGCACTAG
- a CDS encoding DUF3341 domain-containing protein has translation MEAKVLDSWVLGEFETPEALVAATNEMRLKGFQGMDTYSPYPLHGGSEALGLPPSKVPFIALGGTLTGCITALTMQTYMNSVDYPLNVGGRPILSLPSWVPVTFELSVLFTAFGIFFGLMALSRLPQLYHPVFEHDAFRSASTHGFWLSIPKRAGVNAEDVMQQLQSLGATQVTVVTGEKE, from the coding sequence ATGGAAGCCAAGGTCCTCGACAGCTGGGTGCTCGGCGAATTCGAGACGCCCGAAGCCCTCGTTGCCGCCACCAATGAAATGCGCCTGAAGGGCTTTCAGGGCATGGACACGTACTCCCCGTACCCGCTGCACGGCGGGTCCGAGGCGCTGGGCCTGCCCCCTTCGAAGGTGCCTTTCATCGCCCTGGGCGGCACGCTCACCGGCTGCATCACCGCGCTGACGATGCAGACGTACATGAACTCCGTCGACTACCCGCTCAACGTGGGTGGCCGTCCCATCCTGAGCCTGCCCTCGTGGGTGCCCGTCACCTTCGAGCTGTCGGTGCTCTTCACCGCGTTCGGCATCTTCTTCGGCCTCATGGCGCTCAGCCGCCTGCCCCAGCTCTACCACCCGGTGTTCGAGCACGATGCCTTCCGCAGCGCCTCCACGCACGGGTTCTGGCTGAGCATCCCCAAGCGGGCGGGCGTGAACGCGGAGGATGTCATGCAGCAGTTGCAGAGCCTGGGCGCCACCCAGGTGACCGTCGTCACGGGAGAGAAGGAATGA
- a CDS encoding c-type cytochrome has translation MKYLIPAVGLAALTGCQISSETLQRMEDQSKYEYYETSEFWADGRAMRTPPEGTFAREQLVGNPGLSTGRVGAQLVSAIPVTVDKSLLLLGQKKYNIVCSQCHGVLGDGNSIVAENMGLRLPPSLLELSERPAGHFYTAINEGYGVMPSFSGELNTQERWAVVAYVRALQAARSTRPGGESLPQENR, from the coding sequence ATGAAGTACCTCATCCCCGCCGTGGGACTCGCGGCCCTCACCGGTTGCCAGATCTCCTCTGAAACCCTCCAGCGCATGGAGGACCAGTCCAAGTACGAGTACTACGAGACCTCGGAGTTCTGGGCCGATGGGCGTGCCATGCGCACCCCGCCCGAGGGCACCTTCGCGCGCGAGCAGCTCGTGGGCAACCCGGGGCTGTCCACCGGCCGCGTGGGCGCGCAGCTGGTGTCCGCCATCCCGGTCACCGTGGACAAGAGCCTGCTGCTGCTCGGCCAGAAGAAGTACAACATCGTCTGCTCGCAGTGCCACGGCGTGCTCGGCGACGGCAACAGCATCGTCGCGGAGAACATGGGCCTGCGGCTGCCGCCGTCCCTGCTGGAGCTGTCCGAGCGCCCGGCAGGCCACTTCTACACCGCCATCAACGAGGGCTACGGCGTGATGCCGTCCTTCAGCGGTGAGCTCAACACCCAGGAGCGCTGGGCCGTGGTCGCCTACGTGCGCGCGCTCCAGGCCGCCCGGTCCACCCGTCCGGGAGGCGAGTCTCTTCCTCAGGAGAACCGATGA
- a CDS encoding SCO family protein — MSSFPSHASVRLPPALRLAVAVLALGATLPAFALPGGGRTPRAIVEAQSDTPPALRGVEVEEHLGELVPTELRFTDALGNEVRLGDVLPKDKPTLLTLVYYQCPMLCNLVLNGQVSAMRELGLELGKDYASVTVSIDPKDTAAQSLDRRRRHLQAMGKPETAPWHFLTGSEENIHKLAESVGFKYTYDASTQQYGHAAVVHVLTPEGSISRYLYGTSFPPSDMKMALVEASHGKIGTSFDRVLMTCFKYDTTTRRYGFYIFGFIRVGALMVFGALSTMLIYFWRRELKKGATA, encoded by the coding sequence ATGTCCTCCTTCCCCTCTCACGCTTCTGTGCGCCTCCCACCGGCCTTGCGGCTCGCCGTGGCGGTCCTGGCCCTGGGTGCCACGCTGCCAGCGTTCGCGCTGCCAGGGGGCGGCCGGACGCCTCGCGCCATCGTCGAGGCGCAGTCGGACACCCCGCCCGCGCTGCGCGGCGTGGAGGTGGAAGAGCACCTGGGCGAGCTGGTGCCCACCGAGCTGCGGTTCACGGACGCGCTGGGCAACGAGGTCCGCCTGGGCGACGTGCTGCCCAAGGACAAGCCCACCCTGCTCACGCTGGTGTACTACCAGTGCCCCATGCTCTGTAACCTCGTGCTCAACGGCCAGGTGAGCGCCATGCGCGAGCTGGGGCTGGAGCTGGGCAAGGACTACGCGTCCGTCACGGTGAGCATCGACCCGAAGGACACGGCCGCGCAGAGCCTGGACCGGCGGCGGCGCCACCTCCAGGCCATGGGCAAGCCCGAGACGGCCCCCTGGCACTTTCTCACGGGCAGTGAGGAGAACATTCACAAGCTCGCGGAATCCGTGGGATTCAAGTACACGTACGACGCGAGCACCCAGCAGTATGGCCATGCGGCGGTGGTCCACGTCCTCACCCCCGAGGGCAGCATTTCCCGCTATCTGTACGGCACGAGCTTTCCCCCCAGCGACATGAAGATGGCGCTGGTGGAGGCCTCGCACGGCAAGATAGGGACCAGCTTTGACCGGGTCTTGATGACCTGCTTCAAGTACGACACCACCACGCGGCGGTATGGCTTCTACATCTTCGGGTTCATTCGCGTGGGCGCGCTCATGGTATTCGGCGCGCTCTCGACAATGCTGATCTACTTCTGGAGGCGCGAGCTGAAGAAAGGCGCGACGGCATGA
- the coxB gene encoding cytochrome c oxidase subunit II — protein sequence MSDIANKILFLPERASTFAERVDVLHYFVVGTTMVMSAGVGLAALFFFFRFRRRVPNQTTEYVVPDLKTEFLFVSVPLVFFLVWFAIGFRDFTWVTTPPKDAMDVYVMGKQWMWKFAYPEGPNGVNVLHVPANRPVRLLITSRDVLHSFYVPAFRIKMDALPGRYTQVWFEATKPGTYQVLCTEYCGLSHSKMLAEVVVLAPEDFEEWLKEQQRGRLQGRQDALADTSLVPPVARMAEQGEKLAGTQGCLKCHTVDGAPHVGPTFLGMYDRQEKLADGQTIRVDEAYITQSMMDPGAHLVAGYQNVMPTYQGKLQGPETAAIVEYIKTLRTANVREVSSEGPAYDPIQ from the coding sequence ATGAGCGACATTGCCAACAAAATCCTCTTCCTCCCGGAGCGCGCGTCGACCTTCGCTGAACGAGTCGACGTCCTCCACTACTTCGTCGTCGGCACCACCATGGTGATGTCGGCGGGCGTGGGCCTGGCGGCGCTGTTCTTCTTCTTCCGCTTCCGCCGGCGCGTCCCCAACCAGACCACCGAGTACGTGGTGCCGGACCTCAAGACGGAGTTCCTCTTCGTCTCGGTTCCGCTGGTCTTCTTCCTGGTGTGGTTCGCCATTGGCTTCCGGGACTTCACGTGGGTCACCACGCCGCCCAAGGACGCCATGGACGTCTACGTCATGGGCAAGCAGTGGATGTGGAAGTTCGCCTACCCGGAAGGGCCCAACGGCGTGAACGTGCTGCACGTGCCGGCCAACCGCCCGGTGCGGCTGCTCATCACGTCGCGGGACGTGCTCCACTCCTTCTACGTGCCGGCCTTCCGCATCAAGATGGATGCGCTGCCGGGCCGCTACACCCAGGTGTGGTTCGAGGCCACCAAGCCCGGCACGTACCAGGTGCTGTGCACCGAGTACTGCGGCCTGTCCCACTCGAAGATGCTCGCGGAGGTCGTCGTGCTGGCCCCCGAGGACTTCGAGGAGTGGCTCAAGGAGCAGCAGCGGGGCCGGCTCCAGGGCCGCCAGGACGCGCTGGCGGACACCTCGCTGGTGCCGCCGGTGGCCCGCATGGCCGAGCAGGGCGAGAAGCTCGCCGGCACCCAGGGCTGCCTCAAGTGCCACACGGTGGACGGGGCGCCCCACGTGGGCCCCACGTTCCTGGGCATGTATGACCGTCAGGAGAAGCTCGCCGACGGGCAGACGATCCGTGTGGACGAAGCCTACATCACCCAGTCGATGATGGACCCGGGGGCACACCTGGTGGCTGGCTACCAGAACGTGATGCCCACCTATCAGGGCAAGCTGCAAGGCCCCGAGACGGCCGCCATCGTCGAGTACATCAAGACATTGCGCACCGCGAACGTCCGCGAAGTCTCCTCGGAGGGACCTGCCTATGACCCCATCCAGTAG
- a CDS encoding cytochrome c oxidase subunit I: MTPSSSPTAEGVLPGHDDAGGHAGHHDHPSYLVDGTTVKSWLLTIDHKRIGLMFLASVLFFFLVGGVFALAVRVELLTPGPTIMDAMTYNRAFTLHGLIMIFLFMIPAIPAAFGNFMLPLMLGAKDVAFPRLNLASFYIYVTGAVLMVWGMLNGGLDTGWTFYTPYSTHTTTTVAPVLFGAFVIGFSSIATGLNFIVTVHTMRAPGITWFKLPLFVWAIYATSCIQVLATPVIGLLTLLVVGENLFSFGLFDPARGGDPVLFQHLFWFYSHPAVYIMVLPAFGVMSEVVAAFSRKNIFGYRAVAYSSLGIAFVGFFAWGHHMFVSGQSTFDAGVFGVLTMLVGVFTAIKVFNWVGTVYKGAVDFRTPFAYFCGFLFFTVFGGMTGIAVGTVSLDMPWHDTYFVVAHFHFIMVGATLMAFLAAFHYWFPKMFGRMYHEGWGLVSAALIILGFNATFIPQFLLGNYGMPRRYYEYPERFQALNVASTAGASLLAFGFVIVAIYLTYALFYGRVAGKNPWRSKGYEWLSESPPPTHNFVGPQPTFPEEPHYYVAPKKDEVNDV, encoded by the coding sequence ATGACCCCATCCAGTAGCCCGACCGCAGAGGGTGTGCTCCCCGGGCACGATGATGCCGGTGGGCACGCCGGGCACCACGACCACCCGAGCTATCTGGTCGACGGCACCACGGTGAAGTCGTGGCTGCTGACGATCGACCACAAGCGCATCGGCCTGATGTTCCTGGCCAGCGTGCTGTTCTTCTTCCTGGTGGGCGGCGTGTTCGCGCTGGCCGTCCGGGTGGAGCTGCTCACGCCGGGCCCGACCATCATGGATGCCATGACGTACAACCGGGCGTTCACGTTGCATGGCCTCATCATGATCTTCTTGTTCATGATTCCGGCCATCCCGGCGGCGTTCGGCAACTTCATGCTGCCGCTGATGCTGGGCGCCAAGGACGTGGCCTTCCCCCGGCTGAACCTGGCCAGCTTCTATATCTACGTCACGGGCGCCGTCCTGATGGTCTGGGGCATGCTCAACGGCGGCCTGGACACCGGCTGGACGTTCTACACCCCCTACAGCACGCACACGACGACCACGGTGGCGCCGGTGCTCTTCGGAGCCTTCGTCATCGGCTTCAGCTCCATCGCCACGGGTCTGAACTTCATCGTCACGGTGCACACGATGCGGGCGCCGGGCATCACCTGGTTCAAGCTGCCGCTGTTCGTGTGGGCCATCTACGCCACCAGCTGCATCCAGGTGCTGGCCACGCCGGTCATCGGCCTGCTGACGCTGCTCGTGGTGGGCGAGAACCTGTTCAGCTTCGGCCTGTTTGATCCGGCCCGCGGCGGAGACCCGGTGCTCTTCCAGCACCTGTTCTGGTTCTACAGCCACCCGGCCGTGTACATCATGGTGCTGCCGGCCTTCGGCGTGATGTCCGAGGTGGTGGCCGCCTTCAGCCGCAAGAACATCTTCGGCTACCGCGCGGTGGCGTACTCGTCGCTCGGCATCGCCTTCGTGGGCTTCTTCGCCTGGGGCCACCACATGTTCGTGTCGGGCCAGTCGACGTTCGACGCGGGCGTCTTCGGCGTGCTGACGATGCTGGTGGGCGTGTTCACCGCCATCAAGGTCTTCAACTGGGTGGGCACCGTCTACAAGGGCGCGGTCGATTTCCGCACGCCGTTCGCCTACTTCTGCGGCTTCCTGTTCTTCACCGTGTTCGGAGGCATGACGGGCATCGCGGTGGGCACGGTGTCGCTGGACATGCCGTGGCACGACACCTACTTCGTCGTGGCGCACTTCCACTTCATCATGGTGGGCGCGACGCTCATGGCCTTCCTGGCCGCCTTCCACTACTGGTTCCCGAAGATGTTCGGGCGCATGTACCACGAGGGGTGGGGCCTGGTGTCCGCGGCGCTCATCATCCTGGGGTTCAACGCCACGTTCATCCCCCAGTTCCTGCTGGGCAACTACGGCATGCCGCGGCGCTACTACGAGTACCCGGAGCGGTTCCAGGCGCTCAACGTCGCCTCCACGGCGGGGGCCAGCTTGCTGGCGTTCGGCTTCGTCATCGTGGCCATCTACCTGACGTACGCGCTGTTCTACGGGCGCGTGGCCGGGAAGAACCCCTGGCGCAGCAAGGGCTACGAGTGGCTTTCCGAGTCCCCTCCGCCCACGCACAACTTCGTGGGTCCGCAGCCCACGTTCCCCGAGGAGCCGCACTACTACGTGGCCCCGAAGAAGGACGAGGTGAACGATGTCTAG
- a CDS encoding cytochrome c oxidase subunit 3 family protein, translating to MSSAPAAHGAAPAPKFAEHFASLEVQNHAARLGMWLFLSTEILLFAGLFACYACYRFLYPEAFAEASRHLDLTLGTVNTVVLITSSLTAALAVHYAKEGKNNMVALMVALTLLMALGFLVIKGFEYSHKFHEGTLPGKHYSYQGLQLPGAPMYFTIYFLSTGLHAFHVTIGMGVLAWMGIRAITQKNFGPNNYTGVELASMYWHLVDLVWIFLFPMLYLV from the coding sequence ATGTCTAGCGCTCCCGCCGCCCACGGCGCGGCGCCCGCCCCGAAGTTCGCAGAGCACTTCGCGTCGCTGGAGGTCCAGAACCACGCCGCCCGCCTGGGCATGTGGCTGTTCCTCTCCACGGAAATCCTGCTCTTCGCGGGTCTGTTCGCCTGCTACGCTTGCTACCGCTTCCTGTACCCGGAGGCGTTCGCCGAGGCCAGCCGGCACCTGGACCTGACGCTGGGCACGGTGAACACGGTGGTGCTCATCACCTCCTCGCTGACGGCGGCGCTCGCCGTGCACTACGCGAAGGAGGGCAAGAACAACATGGTGGCGCTGATGGTGGCGCTCACCCTGCTGATGGCGCTGGGCTTCCTCGTCATCAAGGGCTTCGAGTACTCGCACAAGTTCCACGAGGGCACGCTGCCCGGCAAGCACTACAGCTACCAGGGGCTCCAGCTTCCCGGGGCGCCGATGTACTTCACCATCTACTTCCTCTCCACCGGCCTGCACGCGTTCCACGTCACCATCGGCATGGGCGTTCTGGCGTGGATGGGCATCCGGGCGATCACCCAGAAGAACTTCGGCCCCAACAACTACACCGGCGTCGAGCTGGCCAGCATGTACTGGCACCTCGTGGACCTGGTGTGGATCTTCCTCTTTCCGATGCTGTATCTCGTCTAG